The following DNA comes from Streptomyces sp. Ag109_O5-10.
CACCTGGACGGCGAAGGTCTCGCGCTTGAAGCGTTCCTCGGCCCAGGCGTGCGCGGCCCGCTCCTGCGAGAGCAGACCGAGCGCGTCGACGTCGTCCCTGGTCAGGCCCCGGCGGCGGGCGATGCGCTCGGCGGCCTCGAACTGGTTGGGCAGGTCGACGTTCCACTCGTCCGGGAACGGCTTGCCCGGCCCGTGCTTGGAGCCCGAGCCCAGCGGCACCCGGGACATCGCCTCGACCCCGCAGCTGATCCCGACGTCGATGACCCCGGCGGCGATCATGTTGGCGGTCATGTGCGAGGCCTGCTGAGAGGAGCCGCACTGGCAGTCGACGGTGGTGGCCGCGGTCTCGTACGGCAGCCCCATGGTCAGCCAGGCGGTACGCGCGGGGTTCATGGACTGCTCGCCGGCGTGGGTCACCGTGCCGCCGACGATCTGCTCGACGGCGTCGGCGGGGATGCCGGTGCGGCCGAGGAGTTCACGGTAGGTCTCGCCCAGGAGGTAGGCGGGATGCAGGTTGGCGAGCGCGCCGCCGCGTTTGCCGATGGGGGTGCGTACGGCTTCGACGATCACGGGTTCCGCGGCCATGGGGGCTCGGTCCTCTCCTCGGTCACCCGCGCGGCGCAGGGGCGTCCCGGCCCGGCCCGCCACGCAGAACTAGAACGCGTACTAGTTCTGCGTGCAGTCTGCTGACAGTCCGTCCGCAACCGCAAGAGGGATGCATGCAATTGGGGTGACCGTGCCCCTTGCGACTTGTAGAACCCGTTATTACCTTCACGGCAACCGGCATTTCTGATGGTCCGTCAGAATGGCTGTCGGAACGACCGCCGGAACGCCGGCACGTCCAGGTCCGTACACGGTGGGAGTGAGTCGCCATGCCCTGTCCCGCGCTGCCCGACGGGTTCGACCTCACCGACCCCGATCTGCTCCATCACCGGGTACCGCTCCCGGAGTTCGCCGCCCTGCGCCAGGCCGAACCGGTCCGCTGGATCGAACAGCCGCACGGCATCGCCGGCTTCGCGGACGACGGCTACTGGGCCGTCACCCGGCACGCGGACGTCAAGTACGTCTCCACGCACCCCGAGCTGTTCTCCTCCTGGCTCAACACGGCGATCATCCGCTTCGGCGAGCACATCCAGCGCGACGCCATCGACGCCCAGCGGCTGATCCTGCTGAACATGGACCCGCCCGAGCACACCCGGGTCCGCCAGATCATCCAGCGCGGCTTCACCCCGCGCTCCATCCGGGCCCTGGAGGAACGGCTGCGCATCCGCGCCGGGGCGATCGTCGAGGCGGCCCGCGCCCGCACCGGCCCCTTCGACTTCGTCACCGAGGTCGCCTGCGAGCTCCCCCTCCAGGCGATCGCGGAGCTGATCGGCATCCCGCAGGACGACCGATCCAAGATCTTCGACTGGTCCAACAAGATGATCTCGTACGACGACCCGGAGTACGCGATCACCGAGGAGGTGGGCGCCGAGTCCGCCACCGAGCTGATCGCCTACGCGATGAACATGGCGGCCGACCGCAAGCGGTGCCCGGCCAAGGACATCGTGAGCACCCTGGTGGCGGCCGAGGACGAGGGCAACCTCGGCTCCGACGAGTTCGGCTTCTTCGTGCTGATGCTCTCGGTGGCCGGCAACGAGACCACCCGCAACGCCATCACCCACGGCATGCACGCGTTCCTGACCCACCCCGACGCCTGGGACCTGTACAAGCGCGAGCGCCCGGCGACCGCGGCCGAGGAGATCGTCCGCTGGGCCACCCCGGTCAACTCCTTCCAGCGCACCGCGACCCAGGACACCGAGCTGGGCGGCAAGCTGATCCGCAAGGGCGACCGGGTCGGCGTCTTCTACGCCTCCGCCAACCACGACCCCGAGGTCTTCACCGACCCCGGCACCTTCGACATCACCCGCGACCCCAACCCCCACCTCGGCTTCGGCGGCGGCGGCCCCCACTACTGCCTCGGCAAGTCCCTGGCCGTCCTGGAGATCGACCTGATCTTCGACGCGATCGCCGACGCGATGCCGGACCTGCGTCTCGTCGGCGCCCCGGACCGGCTCCGCTCGGCATGGATCAACGGTGTGAAACACCTCCAGGTCACCACGTCGTAGACCGCCTTGCCCACTCCCCCCGGACCCGGGCCGACGGCTCCCGGCGCCGCCGGCCCGTCCCGAGGGAGGCAGGAGCACCCCCTCCCTACGCCCCGTTCCTGCCTCCCCCGAGACGCCGGTCACCGCCCGCTTTGGCGGTGCGCCGGGACATGCGACGGCACCCTCGCCCAGGGAGGGGCGAGGGTGCCGGGGTTCAGGGGCGCGCGGCGCCGGGGATCGGCGGCGGGTGCGCGGCTCGGCCGCGATCGACCGCGGGCGCGCGCGGGTCGGCCGGCTCAGTACCAGCCGTTGGCCTGCCAGAAGCTCCAGGCGGCGGTCGGGCTGCCGTAGCGGGAGTTCATGTAGTCCAGACCCCACTTGATCTGGGTGGCGGGGTTGGTCTTCCAGTCGGAGCCGGCAGTCGCCATCTTCGAGCCGGGCAGGGCCTGGACCAGGCCGTAGGCGCCGGAGGACGAGTTGGTGGCGGAGGGGTTCCAGCCGCTCTCGTGCGAGACGATCTTGCTGAAGGCGTTGAACTGCGCGGCGTCCGGAATCATCTTGTGCGCGATCGTCTGGGCGGAGGAGGCCGACGTGGTGGCGGCCTGGGCGGGCGCCGCGGTCAGGGCCAGGCCGGCGGCGGCAGCGGCCACGGCGGCGGTGGTGAGGGCCTTCTTCGGGGAAGCGATGCGGCGGATGAAGGACACGGACACGGAGAACCTCGTTCGTCGGGGACAGGGGGTCGCCGTGTGCTCCGCGGAACCACCCGTGGGGGCCGTCCGTGTGCGTCGGCGCCGCGGCCCGCTGTGGGCTCGTGGCGCCTGGCGACGTCGTCCAGAGAAGCAGGCCGGAAAGCCGTCCGCAATCACCCCTTTTACTAGTTGTGGTCGCATAGGGGGGTTTGGGCCGGCGTGTGGCGTGGCTCTCAAACCACAGGTCAACGGGGTGGCAAAACGGGCATAAAGGAAAGGTCCGTCTACTGTTCCGGATCGTAGGTGACGTGCGTCATGTGGGGCGCTTCACCGGTCCCGTCACCGGGCGCGTACGGCCCCTCACGTCCCGGGGCCGTCGAATGTGACCGCGGTCTCGAAAGCGGCCCGCCGGGTGGCCCGGCGCAACGCCCGCAGCAGCGCCGGACCGAGGAGCAGGGTGAGCACCACCGTGCACAGGGCCCGGCCCAGGTTCCAGCCCATGGCGGTGGCCAGGCTGTAGGCGAGGAAACGGGCCAGGTTGGCGGCGGGCCCGGCGTGCGGGTCGAAGGAGAGGTTCGAGGCGTTGCCGGCCAGCAGCGGCCAGCCCGCCAGGTCGACGACCAGCCCGTAGCCGAACGCGGCGAGGAAGCCGTACCCCGCCAGCAGCGCCAGCTCGCCGCGGCCGCGCAGCCGCCCCGCGCCCGGCAGCAGCCCGGCCCCCATCGTGAACCAGCCCATCGCCAGCATCTGGAACGGCAGCCACGGCCCGACCCCGCCGGTGAGCAGCGCGGACGCGAACATGGTGAGCGAGCCGAGGGTGAACCCGAAGCCCGGCCCGAGCACCCGCCCGCTCAGCACCATCAGGAAGAACATCGGCTCGATCCCGGCGGTCCCGGCGCCGACCGGCCGCAGCGCCGCCCCGGTCGCGGCCAGCACGCCCAGCATCGCGACCGCCTTCGGACCCAGCCCCGACTCGGCGATCGTCGCCGCCAGTACGGCGACCAGCAGCACCAGCAGGCCCGCGAAGAGCCAGGGCGCGTCCTGGGCGTGCGAGGCGATCCGGGAGGAGGGCGGCGCCAGGAACGGCCAGCCGAGGGCGACCACTCCGACCGCGCTGACCAGGAGCAGGGCGGCGAGGGAGCGGGGGCCGAGCCGCACGGGGTCGGCCGCGCGGGACCTCGCCCCGGCAGGGGCCGGGGCGGTCACGCCAGGGCCTCGCGGACCTGGGCCACGGTGAGCCACCGCTCGGGCGCGAGGATCTTCGTCACCTGCGGCGCGAAGGACGGCGAGGAGACGACGATGTCGTCGGTGGGCCCGTCCGCGATCACCTCGCCCTCCGCGAGCAGCACCACCCGGTGCGCCAGCTCCGCGGTCAGCTCCACGTCGTGCGTGGCCAGCACGATCGCGTGCCCGTCGGCGGCGAGCCCGCGCAACACGCCCACCAGCCGGGCCTTCGCCGCGTAGTCCAGGCCCCGGGTCGGCTCGTCGAGCAGGAGCAGCGGCGGCCGGGCGGTGAGGACGACGGCCAGCGCGAGGGCGAGCCGCTGCCCCTCGGACAGATCACGGGGGTGCGTGCCGTCCGCGACCCCCGGCAGCAGCTCGGACACCAGGCCGCGGCAGGTCCCCGCCGCCGCCCCCGCGTCCCGGTCGGCGGCCGCGCACTCGGCACCGACCGTGTCGGCGTACAGCAGGTCACGGGGTTCCTGCGGGACCAGCCCGACCAGGCGTACGAGGTCGCGCGGGCGGGTGCGGTGCGGAACCGCGCCGCCGACCCGGACCGTGCCCGAGCCCGGCTCGACGAGTCCGACCAGGGCGCCCAGCAGCGTCGACTTCCCGGCGCCGTTGCGTCCCATGAGAGCGACGGTCTCCCCGGCGGCGACGGTGAGATCCACGCCCCGCAGCGCGTCGACCCGGCCCCGGCGGACGCCGAGGGAGCGGACCTCGGCGAGGGGAGCCACGGGGCCGGCCGCAGGACCGGTCGCGGTCGCCGCCGCGGGCCGCTGCTCCGGGACCCGCCCGGCGAGCCGCTCCCGCAGCCCGGTCGCCGTCGCCCGGCGCCGGGCGTCCCGCACCGTCATCGGCAGCGGCGACCACCCGGCCACCCGCCCCAGCTCCACCACCGGCGGACACACCGGTGACACGGCCATCACCTCGGCGGGCGTCCCGCGCACCGCCGCGGCCCCGTCCCCCGGCAGCAGCACGACCCGGTCGGCGTACTGCACGACCCGCTCCAGCCGGTGCTCGGCCAGCAGCACCGTCGTGCCCAGGTCGTGCACCAGCCGCTGGAGCACGGCCAGCACCTCCTCGGCGGCGGCCGGATCGAGCGCGGAGGTCGGCTCGTCGAGCACCAGGACCGCGGGGTGCGGGGTGAGCACCGATCCGATCGCGACCCGCTGCCGCTGCCCGCCGGAGAGCGTGGCGATCGCCCGGTCCCTCAGCTCGGCCAGCCCCAGCAGGTCCAGCGTCTCCTCCACCCGCCGCCGCATCACCGCCGGGGCGATCCCCAACGACTCCATCCCGTAGGCGAGTTCGTCCTCGACCGTGTCGGTCACGAAGTGGGCGAGCGGATCCTGCCCCACCGTGCCCACCACGTCGGCGAGTTCACGCGGCCGGTGGCTGCGGGTGTCCCGGCCGGCCACCGTCACCCGGCCGCGCAGGGTGCCGCCGGTGAAGTGCGGCACGAGCCCGCTCACCGAGTTCAGCACCGTCGACTTCCCGGTCCCGGACGGGCCCACCAGCAGGACCAGTTCACCCTCGGGCACCTCGAAGTCGACGCCCTGGACGGCGGGCCCGGCCGCGCCCTCGTACGTCACGGAGACGTCCTCGAAGCGGATCACGACGGCTCCTTCGGCACGGCGAGGGCGGGCAGCAGACCGAGCAGCACGGCGGCCGCCGGCCACAGCGGAAGCGTGGGGGCGACCAGCGGTACGACACCGGGCTGCAGGGCGGCCGGGTCGCGGACGGACGCCAGGGTGAGCAGGGCGGCGACGGCGGCGCCCGCCCCGGCCACCAGCCAGGCGCGCGCGTCCCACGGGTCCGGCCGGTACCGGGTGCGCGGCGAACGCCGGCCGCCGAGCCGCAGCCCCGCCAGCGCGGCGGCCACTCCCGCCAGCAGCACGGGCAGTCCGTACCCGCCGCCCTCGGTGGTGAGCAGCCCGTACAGCCCGGCGCAGACGCCGAGCAGACCGCCGAGGGTGAGCGCGGCCGTCGTACGGCGGACCCGGGCCGGGACGTCGGCGCTGCGGCCGTACCCGCGCGCGTCCATCGCGGCGGCCAGGGCGACCGACCGCTCCAACGCGCCCTCCAGGACCGGGAGGGCGACCTGGAGCAGGCCGCGGAGGCCGGAGTCGGGCCGGCCGCGCAGC
Coding sequences within:
- a CDS encoding steroid 3-ketoacyl-CoA thiolase; this encodes MAAEPVIVEAVRTPIGKRGGALANLHPAYLLGETYRELLGRTGIPADAVEQIVGGTVTHAGEQSMNPARTAWLTMGLPYETAATTVDCQCGSSQQASHMTANMIAAGVIDVGISCGVEAMSRVPLGSGSKHGPGKPFPDEWNVDLPNQFEAAERIARRRGLTRDDVDALGLLSQERAAHAWAEERFKRETFAVQVPTTEEEQHAGQGMWRLVDKDEGLRDTSAEALAGLKPVMPTAVHTAGNSSQISDGAAAVMWASKRMARALKLRPRARIVAQALVGADPHFHLDGPVDATRAVLGKAGMTLGDIDLVEINEAFASVVLSWARVFEQDLDKVNVNGGAIALGHPVGATGARLITTALHELERTDKEFALITMCAGGALATGTIIQRM
- a CDS encoding ABC transporter ATP-binding protein, producing MIRFEDVSVTYEGAAGPAVQGVDFEVPEGELVLLVGPSGTGKSTVLNSVSGLVPHFTGGTLRGRVTVAGRDTRSHRPRELADVVGTVGQDPLAHFVTDTVEDELAYGMESLGIAPAVMRRRVEETLDLLGLAELRDRAIATLSGGQRQRVAIGSVLTPHPAVLVLDEPTSALDPAAAEEVLAVLQRLVHDLGTTVLLAEHRLERVVQYADRVVLLPGDGAAAVRGTPAEVMAVSPVCPPVVELGRVAGWSPLPMTVRDARRRATATGLRERLAGRVPEQRPAAATATGPAAGPVAPLAEVRSLGVRRGRVDALRGVDLTVAAGETVALMGRNGAGKSTLLGALVGLVEPGSGTVRVGGAVPHRTRPRDLVRLVGLVPQEPRDLLYADTVGAECAAADRDAGAAAGTCRGLVSELLPGVADGTHPRDLSEGQRLALALAVVLTARPPLLLLDEPTRGLDYAAKARLVGVLRGLAADGHAIVLATHDVELTAELAHRVVLLAEGEVIADGPTDDIVVSSPSFAPQVTKILAPERWLTVAQVREALA
- a CDS encoding cytochrome P450, with the protein product MPCPALPDGFDLTDPDLLHHRVPLPEFAALRQAEPVRWIEQPHGIAGFADDGYWAVTRHADVKYVSTHPELFSSWLNTAIIRFGEHIQRDAIDAQRLILLNMDPPEHTRVRQIIQRGFTPRSIRALEERLRIRAGAIVEAARARTGPFDFVTEVACELPLQAIAELIGIPQDDRSKIFDWSNKMISYDDPEYAITEEVGAESATELIAYAMNMAADRKRCPAKDIVSTLVAAEDEGNLGSDEFGFFVLMLSVAGNETTRNAITHGMHAFLTHPDAWDLYKRERPATAAEEIVRWATPVNSFQRTATQDTELGGKLIRKGDRVGVFYASANHDPEVFTDPGTFDITRDPNPHLGFGGGGPHYCLGKSLAVLEIDLIFDAIADAMPDLRLVGAPDRLRSAWINGVKHLQVTTS
- a CDS encoding transglycosylase SLT domain-containing protein, which produces MSVSFIRRIASPKKALTTAAVAAAAAGLALTAAPAQAATTSASSAQTIAHKMIPDAAQFNAFSKIVSHESGWNPSATNSSSGAYGLVQALPGSKMATAGSDWKTNPATQIKWGLDYMNSRYGSPTAAWSFWQANGWY
- a CDS encoding ECF transporter S component, translating into MTAPAPAGARSRAADPVRLGPRSLAALLLVSAVGVVALGWPFLAPPSSRIASHAQDAPWLFAGLLVLLVAVLAATIAESGLGPKAVAMLGVLAATGAALRPVGAGTAGIEPMFFLMVLSGRVLGPGFGFTLGSLTMFASALLTGGVGPWLPFQMLAMGWFTMGAGLLPGAGRLRGRGELALLAGYGFLAAFGYGLVVDLAGWPLLAGNASNLSFDPHAGPAANLARFLAYSLATAMGWNLGRALCTVVLTLLLGPALLRALRRATRRAAFETAVTFDGPGT